A region of Moorena producens PAL-8-15-08-1 DNA encodes the following proteins:
- a CDS encoding peptidase domain-containing ABC transporter, with protein MVQDSSSQGAFKQYFAQQLAQTLGQALPQQELDRCFKGIKILEPRAGKGFWQAGNGNVGLYIVMAGKVRLLDHNNNLLASLEASSTFGELTLFPEESFQPYTARASVKLKVCYLAGELLQPLLRKYPTIRDHLHRQAVLRDLFLLCRRNGFFENLPREGLLKTLSLLKPYTLEVGTLPDSLLTNQRLWLLRHGELLHASGKSLNAGSIYTPSQLREGNSWQVRMPTQLYSLSNGDSKIALLHLPQLTELIESDPTPSANEQSMPPLANTLSAVAPAQPSPERKPKRKTRQVYFPNPTVKVSHWWQQVTQSYPFFAQQSSSDCGAACLVMIGRYWGRRFSVNRLRDVANVDRNGTSLRGLAAAAESIGFSTRPVKASLDRLAQEKLPAIAHWEGRHYIVVYKVTRDRVIVGDPAIGQKTFNHSDFKANWTGYALLLQPTAMLKEAKEASVAFWQFFELMKPHGLVLFEVLIASILVQIFGLVTPLFTQLLLDRVIVQGSTLTLNAVGLGLLLFGLFQIAMTGLRQYLLDHTANKVDLALIVGFIRHTFRLPLNFFESRFVGDIVSRVQENEKIQSFLTGEAISILLDLLTVFIYVSLMFWYSWKLAALVLLIVPPFFLLALIATPFLRRISREIFDALVNQESYLIETLTGINTIKSMAVEQTVRWHWEELLNKSIKTSFSGQIISNQLQIFSNTIETVATTTLLWYGAWLVIQNQLTIGQLVAFDMLLNNVIDPFQRITVLWNELQEVLIAVERINDVLDAEPEEDLQQQSRQSLPELRGHIRFEQVTFRYHPQSDINVLENLSFEVKPGQMVALVGRSGSGKTTISKLVLGLYIPTDGKVLIDGQDITSLSLRSLREQIGVVNQDTFLFGKTIRENIAMGDPLATLEEIMEAARQAGADEFIKQLPMGYETQIGEGGGMLSGGQRQRLAIARALVGNPRLLILDEATSNLDAESERIIQTNFNSILKNRTTLVIAHRLSTVRQADVILVLDRGILVESGNHETLMAKRGHYFYLNQQQLTVTVGD; from the coding sequence ATGGTTCAGGATTCATCATCTCAAGGTGCTTTCAAGCAATATTTTGCTCAACAACTTGCCCAGACCCTGGGACAAGCACTCCCTCAACAAGAACTCGACCGCTGCTTCAAAGGTATTAAAATTCTGGAACCAAGGGCAGGTAAGGGATTCTGGCAAGCAGGTAATGGAAATGTTGGCCTTTACATCGTTATGGCTGGCAAAGTCAGGCTCCTTGATCACAACAATAACTTACTAGCTTCCTTAGAAGCATCCAGCACCTTCGGCGAGCTGACGTTGTTTCCAGAAGAATCGTTTCAGCCTTACACTGCCAGAGCTTCTGTCAAGCTCAAGGTTTGCTATCTTGCTGGTGAGTTGTTGCAGCCCTTGCTCCGTAAGTATCCCACCATCCGGGATCACCTGCATAGACAAGCAGTATTGCGGGATCTATTCTTATTGTGTCGTCGCAATGGTTTTTTCGAGAATCTACCCCGAGAAGGGTTACTTAAAACGCTATCGCTATTAAAACCCTATACTCTGGAAGTCGGCACACTCCCAGATTCTCTACTAACCAATCAAAGACTTTGGCTGCTCCGACACGGAGAGCTACTCCATGCTTCTGGCAAAAGCCTCAATGCGGGCAGCATCTACACTCCCTCCCAGTTAAGGGAGGGAAACTCTTGGCAGGTGAGGATGCCAACTCAGCTATATAGTCTCAGCAATGGTGATAGCAAAATTGCCCTACTCCACTTGCCACAACTTACTGAGCTGATTGAGTCTGATCCTACCCCATCGGCTAACGAGCAATCTATGCCACCATTGGCTAATACCTTGTCAGCTGTCGCACCTGCTCAACCGTCTCCAGAGCGAAAACCAAAACGCAAGACCCGTCAAGTTTACTTTCCTAACCCCACAGTCAAAGTCAGCCATTGGTGGCAGCAAGTTACTCAAAGCTATCCGTTCTTTGCCCAACAGAGTTCCTCAGATTGTGGTGCTGCTTGTTTAGTGATGATCGGTCGCTACTGGGGTAGGCGTTTCAGCGTTAATCGTTTGCGGGATGTTGCCAATGTTGACCGCAATGGCACATCACTACGAGGTCTAGCAGCAGCAGCAGAAAGCATCGGCTTTTCTACCCGACCGGTCAAAGCTAGTCTCGACCGATTGGCACAAGAGAAACTGCCCGCTATTGCCCATTGGGAGGGCAGACACTACATCGTGGTCTATAAAGTGACTCGCGATCGCGTAATTGTAGGAGACCCTGCCATTGGTCAAAAAACCTTCAACCATTCCGATTTCAAAGCAAATTGGACTGGCTATGCCCTTCTGTTGCAACCGACAGCAATGCTGAAGGAAGCCAAGGAGGCGAGTGTTGCGTTCTGGCAGTTCTTTGAATTAATGAAACCTCACGGGCTGGTGCTTTTTGAGGTATTGATCGCATCTATCTTAGTTCAGATCTTCGGACTAGTTACACCTCTATTCACACAGCTATTGTTAGACCGGGTCATAGTGCAAGGTAGTACCCTGACCTTAAACGCTGTTGGCTTAGGCTTGCTGCTGTTTGGCTTATTCCAAATTGCCATGACTGGCTTGCGGCAATATTTGCTAGACCACACCGCTAACAAAGTTGATCTGGCGCTTATTGTCGGGTTTATTCGCCATACCTTCCGATTACCCTTAAACTTCTTTGAATCCCGTTTTGTCGGTGACATTGTCTCCCGAGTCCAGGAAAACGAAAAAATTCAAAGCTTCCTCACTGGCGAAGCTATATCAATCTTGCTCGACTTACTCACTGTTTTTATCTACGTGAGTCTGATGTTTTGGTACAGCTGGAAATTAGCAGCCCTAGTATTATTAATTGTCCCGCCATTTTTCCTGCTGGCATTAATAGCCACGCCCTTCTTGCGCCGGATTTCCCGAGAAATCTTCGATGCTTTAGTGAATCAAGAAAGCTATCTGATCGAAACCCTGACCGGGATTAACACAATTAAATCCATGGCAGTTGAACAAACAGTGCGCTGGCATTGGGAGGAACTCCTGAATAAGTCTATCAAAACTAGCTTTTCTGGGCAAATCATCAGTAACCAATTACAAATATTCAGTAACACTATCGAAACTGTTGCTACTACTACTCTGCTTTGGTACGGAGCGTGGCTGGTGATTCAAAACCAACTCACCATCGGTCAATTAGTCGCCTTTGATATGTTGCTAAATAATGTGATTGACCCCTTCCAGCGAATAACGGTGTTGTGGAATGAATTGCAGGAAGTGCTGATTGCCGTGGAACGGATCAATGATGTGCTGGATGCGGAACCAGAAGAAGATTTGCAGCAGCAATCTCGTCAATCGTTACCAGAACTGAGGGGTCACATTCGGTTTGAGCAAGTTACCTTTCGTTATCACCCTCAAAGCGATATTAATGTACTCGAAAATCTCAGTTTTGAGGTAAAACCAGGGCAAATGGTAGCCCTAGTCGGTCGCAGTGGTTCAGGGAAAACCACCATTTCCAAATTAGTTTTGGGGCTTTATATCCCCACAGATGGCAAAGTGTTAATTGATGGTCAAGACATCACCAGTCTTTCCCTGCGCTCATTGCGGGAGCAAATTGGTGTAGTTAACCAAGATACATTTCTGTTTGGCAAAACCATTCGGGAAAACATTGCCATGGGTGATCCCTTAGCAACCCTAGAAGAAATTATGGAAGCAGCGCGACAGGCTGGTGCAGATGAGTTTATTAAACAGCTACCCATGGGTTATGAGACTCAAATTGGTGAGGGGGGTGGTATGTTATCTGGTGGTCAACGTCAGCGCCTAGCGATCGCCCGTGCTTTGGTAGGGAATCCCCGCTTGTTGATTTTAGATGAAGCTACCAGCAACCTAGATGCTGAATCCGAGCGCATCATTCAAACTAACTTCAACTCAATTTTAAAAAATCGAACCACCTTAGTTATTGCTCATCGCCTCTCTACCGTGCGCCAAGCTGATGTAATTCTAGTACTTGATCGAGGAATCTTGGTCGAAAGTGGTAACCACGAAACATTGATGGCTAAGCGTGGTCACTACTTCTATCTCAATCAGCAACAACTGACCGTTACTGTTGGTGATTGA
- a CDS encoding helix-turn-helix domain-containing protein has translation MVVTYVQHGAPEKRDLEAGQFLTPDQRQLLLESLKTNLRPEYRRRIEIMLLADQGQSQAQICTALHCSQETARYWICQVQTGNMHNWNALPIGRPKTINDQYLERLKELVSHSPREYGYSFHSWTAHWLNKHLTREFGIEVSDRHINRLLKKMGLSTRNKSSKAKNTKNPSETEGCGIVVRNLSSASLTESLKLWPFNPQKISSWYS, from the coding sequence ATGGTTGTAACTTACGTTCAACACGGTGCTCCAGAAAAGAGGGATTTAGAAGCAGGTCAGTTTTTGACTCCGGATCAACGACAATTGCTGCTAGAAAGCCTAAAAACCAATTTACGCCCAGAATACCGTCGTCGGATTGAGATTATGTTGCTGGCAGATCAAGGTCAGTCTCAGGCTCAAATTTGTACAGCATTACACTGCTCTCAAGAAACCGCACGGTATTGGATTTGCCAAGTCCAAACGGGTAACATGCACAATTGGAATGCTTTGCCAATTGGCCGACCTAAGACTATTAATGACCAATACCTTGAACGTTTGAAAGAGCTGGTGAGTCATAGTCCCCGTGAGTATGGCTATTCATTTCACTCTTGGACAGCCCATTGGTTGAACAAGCATCTGACCCGAGAGTTTGGCATTGAAGTCAGCGATCGCCATATCAACCGTCTGCTGAAAAAAATGGGACTTTCCACCCGCAATAAATCCTCCAAGGCCAAGAATACCAAGAATCCTTCTGAAACTGAGGGTTGTGGCATTGTTGTTCGCAACTTGTCTTCTGCCTCATTAACTGAATCTTTGAAATTGTGGCCATTCAATCCACAAAAAATCAGCAGCTGGTATAGCTAG
- a CDS encoding peptidylprolyl isomerase has protein sequence MQSLITIDQEALFEHARLSCQIPTLLEGIVTCKIIESAAAEAGIQVEPEELQQAADDFRLVTELHNTDETWSWLQQHHLSLDDFEALIYTNTIADKVAQHLFNDQVESFFYEHQLDYAGVVMYQVVLEDEDLGWELFYSFKEGEISFHEIARQHIQDVSLRRSGGYRGILQRQQLKPEIAAAVFAATPPQILQPIVTSSGVHLILVEEIIQPQLDEQLHSEILSNLFSDWLKEQLEQMEIVAHL, from the coding sequence ATGCAAAGCTTGATTACTATTGACCAGGAAGCTCTTTTTGAGCATGCCAGGCTCTCTTGCCAAATTCCTACCTTACTTGAGGGCATCGTTACTTGCAAGATTATTGAGTCAGCAGCAGCAGAGGCTGGCATTCAAGTGGAGCCGGAAGAACTCCAACAGGCAGCAGACGACTTCCGTCTCGTCACCGAACTTCATAACACTGACGAAACGTGGTCATGGCTGCAACAACATCATCTATCTCTTGATGATTTTGAAGCATTGATTTACACCAACACCATCGCTGACAAGGTCGCTCAACATCTGTTTAACGATCAAGTTGAGTCTTTTTTTTATGAGCACCAGCTTGATTATGCCGGAGTCGTCATGTACCAAGTGGTTTTGGAAGACGAAGACCTAGGGTGGGAACTCTTTTATTCCTTCAAGGAAGGGGAAATCAGTTTCCATGAGATTGCTCGCCAACATATTCAGGACGTGTCACTGCGCCGCTCTGGGGGATATCGAGGAATACTACAGCGCCAACAACTCAAGCCAGAGATTGCGGCGGCCGTCTTTGCTGCTACTCCGCCCCAGATTCTCCAACCCATTGTGACCTCATCTGGAGTACACCTGATTTTGGTTGAGGAAATCATTCAACCGCAATTGGATGAGCAGTTGCACTCTGAGATTCTTTCAAACTTGTTTTCTGACTGGCTAAAGGAACAACTGGAACAGATGGAAATTGTTGCCCACTTATAA